One genomic segment of Planktothrix sp. FACHB-1365 includes these proteins:
- a CDS encoding 2-oxoisovalerate dehydrogenase E1 subunit beta, whose amino-acid sequence MTEIIFLVESDVEGGYIAQALGESIITQADDLESLKQEIKDAVHCHFIDETLRPKIIRLHIVQEEVIAS is encoded by the coding sequence ATGACGGAAATCATTTTCCTAGTAGAATCTGATGTTGAAGGGGGGTATATTGCCCAAGCATTAGGGGAATCAATTATTACCCAAGCTGATGATTTAGAAAGCTTAAAACAAGAAATAAAAGATGCTGTGCACTGTCATTTTATTGATGAAACCTTACGTCCTAAGATCATCCGACTGCATATTGTTCAGGAAGAGGTAATTGCTTCATGA
- a CDS encoding type II toxin-antitoxin system HicA family toxin yields the protein MKLPRDLSGQDLVKALRSLGYEVSHQTGSHIRLTTQEQGEHHITIPAHNPLKVGTLNAILKNVANHLKLEREELISLLFD from the coding sequence ATGAAATTACCCAGAGATTTATCAGGTCAAGATTTAGTAAAAGCCCTCAGAAGTTTGGGTTATGAAGTCAGCCATCAAACCGGGAGCCATATTCGATTAACCACACAAGAACAGGGAGAACATCACATTACTATTCCGGCTCATAATCCTTTAAAAGTTGGTACATTGAATGCAATTTTAAAAAATGTGGCTAATCACTTAAAGTTAGAGCGAGAAGAATTAATCAGTCTATTATTTGATTAA
- a CDS encoding DUF433 domain-containing protein, producing MNSKLIDSLVQLIDSLEIEEYVLLQDKLQARIIQKTAGVCGGHACIRYTRIPVWTVISLQQQGADYQEIIQNFPMLTLMDLTAVQAYYETHKLEIDRAIASHQDDADIEMEKTEKLSLKDVAEIMRPYYAERSDLTEFVDVDNSDFYEYQD from the coding sequence ATGAACAGTAAATTAATCGATTCCTTAGTGCAATTAATTGATTCTTTAGAGATTGAAGAATATGTCTTATTGCAAGATAAATTGCAAGCGAGAATCATTCAAAAAACAGCAGGAGTCTGTGGTGGTCATGCTTGTATTCGTTATACGAGAATACCTGTATGGACGGTAATTTCTTTACAACAGCAAGGAGCGGATTATCAAGAAATAATCCAAAATTTCCCGATGTTAACTTTAATGGATTTGACCGCAGTACAGGCTTATTATGAAACCCATAAACTAGAAATAGATCGGGCGATCGCTTCCCATCAAGATGATGCGGATATAGAAATGGAAAAAACTGAAAAACTCAGTTTAAAAGATGTGGCTGAAATCATGCGTCCTTACTATGCAGAAAGAAGCGATTTGACTGAATTTGTTGATGTTGATAATAGCGACTTTTACGAGTATCAAGACTAG
- a CDS encoding Uma2 family endonuclease, with product MTLTTQRFTLEEYLNYDDGTDSLYELVNGELVSMALGTGQHGEVIDFLNTQFRNEIARIGRDWVSKQMVIGVQSPRGDRWDTVRIPDVVIIPKEQWRNLQNCEAVIRLNEAPPLLVVEVVSTSTKSVDYRAKRAEYSVLNIPEYWIVDPLQSKITVFTLSEGWYDEVIFIESDRLISPTFAELNLTVNQIFISEI from the coding sequence ATGACTCTTACAACCCAACGCTTTACCCTAGAAGAGTATCTTAACTACGATGACGGCACAGATAGTCTCTATGAATTAGTCAACGGAGAATTGGTTTCTATGGCATTAGGAACTGGACAACATGGTGAAGTTATCGATTTTCTAAATACTCAGTTTCGTAACGAGATTGCTAGAATAGGACGAGATTGGGTATCTAAACAAATGGTGATCGGTGTTCAATCTCCTCGTGGTGATCGCTGGGATACGGTTCGCATTCCTGATGTTGTGATTATTCCTAAAGAACAGTGGCGGAATTTGCAAAACTGCGAGGCTGTTATTCGTTTAAATGAAGCACCCCCGCTTTTAGTGGTAGAAGTTGTTAGCACTTCAACTAAAAGTGTTGACTATCGGGCTAAACGGGCTGAATATTCTGTTTTAAATATTCCTGAATATTGGATCGTTGATCCATTACAATCTAAAATTACTGTTTTTACGCTTTCTGAAGGATGGTATGATGAAGTTATTTTTATAGAAAGCGATCGCCTCATTTCTCCGACTTTTGCTGAACTAAATCTAACTGTTAATCAAATTTTTATTAGTGAAATTTAA
- the gnd gene encoding decarboxylating NADP(+)-dependent phosphogluconate dehydrogenase, with product MALQKFGVIGLAVMGENLALNVERNGFPIAVYNRTGAKTDEFMQQRAQGKNVKAAYTLEEFVQSLERPRRILVMVKAGKPVDAVIDQLKPLLDQDDMIIDGGNSLYEDTERRTKELEATGLGFVGMGVSGGEEGALWGPSLMPGGTEASYKELEPILTKIAAQVDDGPCVTFIGPGGAGHYVKMVHNGIEYGDMQLIAEAYDLLKNVAGLNAAQLHEVFAEWNTTDELNSFLIEITADIFKKIDPETGLPLVDLIVDAAGQKGTGRWTVMSALELGVSIPTIIAAVNSRIISSYKDERVAASVELPGPTGEYQGDIASLVNKIRDALYCSKICSYAQGMALLSAASKEFGYNLDLGEMARIWKGGCIIRAGFLNKIKTAFGENPDLPNLLLAPEFKQTILDRQEAWREVLVLANQFGIPVPAFSASLDYFDSYRRATLPLNLTQAQRDYFGAHTYERTDKPRGEFFHTEWTKD from the coding sequence ATGGCACTGCAAAAATTTGGTGTAATTGGTCTAGCCGTCATGGGTGAAAACCTGGCGCTGAACGTCGAGCGCAATGGGTTTCCGATCGCAGTTTATAACCGCACCGGAGCAAAAACCGATGAGTTTATGCAGCAACGGGCGCAAGGAAAAAATGTCAAAGCTGCTTATACCCTGGAAGAATTTGTCCAATCTTTAGAACGCCCACGCCGCATTTTGGTGATGGTGAAAGCCGGGAAACCCGTTGATGCAGTCATTGATCAGCTTAAACCGTTGCTGGATCAAGATGACATGATTATTGATGGGGGTAACTCCCTCTATGAAGACACTGAACGCCGCACAAAGGAACTAGAAGCCACAGGTTTAGGGTTTGTGGGGATGGGAGTTAGTGGTGGCGAAGAAGGTGCCCTCTGGGGGCCAAGCTTGATGCCGGGAGGGACGGAAGCATCCTATAAAGAATTAGAACCGATTTTAACGAAAATTGCTGCCCAGGTGGATGATGGCCCCTGTGTCACCTTTATTGGGCCAGGTGGGGCGGGTCACTACGTTAAAATGGTGCATAACGGCATTGAATATGGGGATATGCAGTTAATTGCAGAGGCCTATGATTTGCTGAAAAATGTAGCGGGGTTGAATGCGGCTCAACTTCATGAAGTCTTTGCAGAATGGAATACCACCGACGAACTCAATTCTTTTTTAATTGAAATTACGGCGGATATTTTCAAAAAAATTGATCCTGAAACGGGTTTACCGTTAGTTGATTTAATTGTCGATGCTGCTGGACAAAAAGGCACCGGACGTTGGACAGTAATGAGTGCGTTAGAGTTAGGAGTTTCTATTCCAACTATTATCGCTGCGGTCAATAGCCGGATTATTTCTTCCTATAAAGATGAACGGGTCGCCGCCTCTGTGGAATTACCGGGGCCAACGGGTGAATATCAAGGAGATATTGCCAGTTTAGTGAATAAAATTCGGGATGCGTTGTATTGTTCTAAAATCTGTTCCTATGCTCAAGGAATGGCGTTATTAAGCGCTGCTTCTAAGGAGTTTGGGTACAATTTAGATCTCGGTGAAATGGCGCGAATTTGGAAAGGAGGCTGTATTATTCGGGCTGGATTTTTGAATAAAATTAAAACAGCCTTTGGCGAAAATCCTGACTTACCGAATTTGTTATTAGCACCGGAATTTAAACAGACGATTTTAGATCGTCAAGAAGCTTGGCGGGAAGTGTTAGTTTTGGCGAATCAATTTGGAATTCCAGTTCCCGCTTTTAGTGCGTCCTTAGACTATTTTGATAGTTATCGACGGGCTACTTTACCTTTGAATTTAACCCAAGCTCAACGGGATTATTTTGGTGCTCATACCTATGAACGCACAGATAAACCCAGAGGTGAATTCTTCCACACCGAATGGACAAAAGACTAA